Proteins encoded together in one Anaerotignum propionicum DSM 1682 window:
- a CDS encoding MarR family transcriptional regulator, with translation MEFQSKFCVELKSIVNSICRQIAQQPSNKEAENLTTMQIWIMHYLYDNQNKDVFQRDLEADFNIRRSTVSGILQILERKGYIMRQSVAHDARLKK, from the coding sequence ATGGAGTTTCAGTCAAAATTTTGTGTCGAATTGAAATCTATTGTCAATTCTATTTGCAGACAAATTGCCCAACAGCCAAGCAATAAAGAAGCTGAAAATTTAACTACAATGCAAATTTGGATTATGCACTATCTTTATGACAATCAAAACAAAGATGTTTTTCAAAGAGATTTAGAAGCGGATTTTAATATTAGAAGGTCAACTGTATCTGGCATTCTTCAAATTTTAGAAAGAAAAGGATATATTATGAGACAAAGCGTCGCCCATGATGCAAGGTTGAAAAAATAA
- the murA gene encoding UDP-N-acetylglucosamine 1-carboxyvinyltransferase — protein sequence MEKFVIHHTDLLQGKVRISGSKNAALPILAACLLTHEPCIIENVPPLTDVLNMLEILKGFGAEVSYDMEKEVISICARELTSIESFYEQAGKMRASFLVAGPLLSRYGQARLPHPGGCQIGSRPIDLHLKGFHTMGAKSKQEHGIIELTAKKLKGANIYLDFPSVGATENIMMAAVLAKGKTVIENAAAEPEIIDLADFLRELGADVQGDGTDTVEIIGGKELGGATHQVIPDRIEAGTFMVGAAITGGDIILENVREEHLKPVIAKLAECNVKIESIPEGLHVYRKGKLQPLQLKTMPFPGFPTDMQAPFMSLMTMAKGTSVITETVFENRFTHAGELQRMGADIRIESRNAVIEGVDELTGSKVRATDLRAGAALILSALAAKGETEIGDIHHIERGYYKIDEKLRGLGADIQRTEEN from the coding sequence ATGGAAAAATTTGTAATTCATCATACAGATTTGCTTCAAGGAAAAGTGCGCATAAGTGGTTCAAAAAATGCAGCTTTACCAATTTTAGCAGCCTGTTTATTAACACATGAGCCCTGCATCATTGAAAATGTTCCTCCTCTCACGGACGTTTTAAATATGCTGGAAATTTTGAAGGGTTTTGGCGCAGAGGTATCCTATGACATGGAAAAAGAAGTTATTTCTATTTGCGCCAGAGAATTGACTTCCATTGAAAGTTTTTATGAGCAAGCAGGGAAGATGCGCGCCTCCTTTCTTGTGGCCGGACCGTTGCTATCCAGATATGGTCAGGCAAGATTGCCCCATCCCGGAGGCTGTCAGATAGGAAGCAGACCCATCGATTTGCATTTAAAGGGCTTTCATACAATGGGGGCAAAGAGCAAGCAGGAACACGGAATCATAGAACTAACGGCAAAAAAATTAAAAGGTGCAAATATTTATTTGGATTTTCCCAGTGTTGGGGCAACGGAAAATATTATGATGGCGGCAGTATTAGCCAAGGGTAAAACGGTAATTGAAAATGCGGCGGCAGAGCCGGAAATCATCGATTTGGCAGATTTTTTGAGAGAATTAGGTGCAGATGTACAAGGTGATGGCACTGATACTGTGGAAATTATTGGTGGGAAAGAGCTTGGAGGTGCAACTCATCAGGTGATTCCTGATAGAATTGAAGCAGGAACTTTCATGGTTGGAGCGGCAATTACGGGAGGAGACATTATTCTAGAGAATGTAAGAGAGGAGCATTTAAAACCGGTGATTGCAAAACTTGCGGAATGCAATGTGAAGATTGAATCAATCCCTGAGGGACTTCATGTTTATCGGAAAGGAAAGCTTCAGCCCTTGCAATTAAAAACAATGCCTTTTCCCGGTTTTCCCACAGATATGCAGGCTCCTTTTATGAGTTTGATGACTATGGCTAAGGGAACCAGTGTAATTACTGAAACTGTTTTTGAAAATCGATTTACTCATGCTGGAGAGCTTCAACGTATGGGGGCGGATATTCGTATTGAGAGCCGCAATGCAGTGATTGAGGGCGTGGATGAATTAACAGGCAGTAAAGTTCGTGCAACGGATTTAAGAGCAGGTGCGGCATTAATTCTTTCAGCTTTAGCGGCAAAAGGGGAAACGGAGATAGGTGACATTCATCATATCGAGCGAGGGTATTATAAAATAGATGAGAAATTAAGAGGATTAGGTGCGGATATTCAACGTACCGAGGAAAATTAG
- the mscL gene encoding large-conductance mechanosensitive channel protein MscL produces the protein MLHEFKKFALKGNVIDLAVGVIIGGAFGKIVTSLVNDVLMPILGLLLGGINFVDLKYVITPGVGDVPESAILYGSFIQSIVDFLIISFSIFIFIKIISVRKKEEKSAPPQPAPEVLLLEEIRDLLKEKE, from the coding sequence ATGCTTCATGAATTTAAAAAGTTTGCGTTAAAAGGTAACGTAATTGATCTGGCAGTAGGTGTTATCATAGGTGGTGCTTTTGGTAAAATTGTTACTTCATTAGTAAATGATGTTTTGATGCCTATTCTTGGCTTGCTTTTGGGGGGAATCAATTTTGTTGATTTAAAGTACGTCATTACCCCTGGTGTAGGAGATGTCCCAGAAAGTGCAATTTTATATGGTTCTTTCATACAGTCTATTGTGGATTTTTTGATTATTTCATTTTCGATTTTTATTTTCATTAAGATAATTTCAGTGAGAAAAAAAGAAGAAAAGTCTGCGCCCCCACAACCAGCCCCAGAGGTTTTATTACTGGAAGAAATTAGAGATTTATTAAAAGAAAAAGAATAA
- a CDS encoding cell division ATP-binding protein FtsE: protein MIIFHNVSKTYPNNEMGVENVSLEIKDGDFVFLVGQTGSGKSTLINLLTGELKPTTGDIIVNNLSLGSLNHKDFPYYRRLLGIINYDCLLIEHKTIYQNLEIPMLATGHSSKSIRESIPLALGLVGMSKKMYDYPSNLSGGETFKVLMARAVINNPKIIIADEPTAHLDYDSSLDIMSLFNEINQLGITIIIATHAKEFVDIMKKRVITMQNGKVLGDVSKGKYGWII, encoded by the coding sequence TTGATTATATTCCATAATGTGTCAAAAACCTATCCAAATAACGAAATGGGTGTGGAAAATGTTTCTCTTGAAATTAAGGATGGGGATTTTGTATTTCTTGTGGGGCAAACAGGCTCAGGAAAGAGTACGCTAATCAACCTTCTTACAGGGGAGTTAAAGCCTACAACGGGAGATATCATTGTAAATAATCTCTCTCTAGGCAGTTTGAACCATAAAGATTTCCCCTATTACAGAAGACTTTTGGGTATCATTAATTATGATTGTTTATTGATTGAACATAAAACAATTTATCAAAATTTAGAGATACCCATGTTAGCAACAGGTCATTCCAGTAAATCCATTCGCGAATCTATCCCCTTAGCCCTTGGTTTGGTTGGAATGAGTAAAAAAATGTATGACTATCCAAGTAATTTGTCAGGCGGTGAGACCTTCAAAGTTCTTATGGCAAGGGCTGTGATAAATAATCCAAAAATTATAATAGCTGACGAACCCACTGCCCATCTGGATTATGATTCTTCCCTCGATATCATGTCTTTATTTAATGAAATCAATCAATTGGGAATCACAATCATAATTGCCACCCACGCAAAAGAGTTTGTGGATATCATGAAAAAACGCGTGATAACAATGCAAAATGGAAAAGTTCTTGGTGATGTGAGCAAAGGAAAATATGGTTGGATTATATGA
- a CDS encoding C39 family peptidase codes for MKKRKRKKNTFKKFFSTAFVGTYISFLFFLYLFATRVTPWDVDYFIKGVSQHASQLVLTLKTEKAAFDAKREAAALAKALAAEKKAAEKKESAKKKDKETETDETILHSDTIDLIYYSQNDSRWKTKIYGGDNIIGVFGCGPTTLAMVVSSLTENEVTPETTAKWAFDNGHFCNNSGSYHSIIPKGAQNYGLSSKSLKSPTKETIVQELSNGKLVVVLMDRGLFTSQGHFIILRGVTPKGQVLIADSQSPENSKQTWDIQTILDEAKYSASSGGPFWSIGKAT; via the coding sequence ATGAAAAAACGAAAACGGAAAAAAAATACATTTAAAAAATTTTTTAGTACAGCATTTGTTGGAACATATATCAGCTTTTTGTTCTTTCTGTATTTATTTGCTACTCGGGTTACCCCATGGGATGTAGATTATTTTATAAAAGGTGTCTCCCAGCATGCCTCTCAACTAGTATTGACGCTGAAAACAGAAAAGGCGGCTTTTGATGCAAAGCGGGAAGCTGCTGCCTTGGCAAAAGCTCTTGCAGCTGAAAAAAAAGCTGCTGAGAAAAAAGAATCCGCAAAAAAGAAAGATAAAGAAACGGAAACAGATGAAACAATTCTGCATTCCGACACAATTGACTTGATTTATTATTCTCAAAATGATTCCCGCTGGAAAACAAAGATTTATGGTGGTGATAATATCATCGGTGTTTTTGGTTGTGGCCCAACCACCCTTGCTATGGTGGTAAGCAGTCTGACAGAAAATGAAGTGACTCCGGAAACCACTGCAAAATGGGCTTTTGACAATGGTCATTTTTGTAACAACAGTGGCTCCTACCATTCCATCATTCCAAAAGGCGCACAGAATTATGGCCTTTCCTCAAAGAGTTTGAAAAGCCCGACGAAAGAAACCATTGTTCAGGAGTTATCCAATGGAAAATTGGTGGTGGTGCTCATGGATCGAGGATTATTCACTTCCCAAGGGCATTTTATCATTCTTCGAGGCGTTACACCGAAGGGACAGGTTTTGATTGCCGATTCTCAAAGCCCGGAAAACAGCAAACAAACTTGGGATATTCAAACAATCTTAGATGAAGCAAAATATTCCGCTAGTTCAGGCGGGCCATTTTGGTCCATCGGAAAAGCCACCTAG
- the fliS gene encoding flagellar export chaperone FliS: MNNYGYQNYKQQSISTMTSGELLTLLFDESAKRLTKAEMAVKAENYPEFEACMNRVSEIIRYLDSTLDKTYSIGQEISKLYEYFQFQIARINAGRNIELIQNLRSMLLDLKNTFKEADRITQAELVKN; the protein is encoded by the coding sequence ATGAACAATTATGGTTATCAAAATTATAAACAGCAGTCCATTAGCACAATGACCTCCGGTGAGCTATTGACGCTTCTTTTTGATGAATCCGCAAAAAGACTTACAAAGGCAGAAATGGCAGTGAAAGCTGAGAATTATCCTGAGTTTGAAGCATGCATGAACAGGGTTTCGGAAATTATCAGATATCTTGACTCGACTTTAGATAAAACGTATTCCATCGGGCAAGAGATTTCTAAGTTGTATGAGTATTTTCAGTTTCAGATTGCTAGAATTAATGCGGGAAGAAATATTGAGTTGATTCAAAATTTAAGGTCTATGCTTTTGGATCTTAAAAACACCTTCAAAGAAGCGGATCGTATCACTCAGGCGGAGCTGGTGAAAAATTAG
- the fliD gene encoding flagellar filament capping protein FliD: protein MATISSLTSTSSSSNAYGSQSKGIGGLVSGLNTDELIDGMTASTRSKIAKQKQNKTLLSWKTDAYRAISDKLVSFANSYTSYSSGTNLYSANFYSRSVITPSGSNSKYVTASGSVTGGQQFTVNGIKQLAQDANFTTTETLSDNYIQTEAVNFGNEDISTILGKAFIVQYGDKQYTAFMPPKEGGGPYTNAEEVAKGMNKALENVDIGGNKTLASVMNVSADGETLNFKNTSEAGNALKIVNGDAELFKSLGIISGSSTIMDKSITSAGLNALAEINPDDLKKETTFAERMKGKSLSFEYNGTRKVITFNDETKLNETDFKNYLQDELDTAFGKGRIQLTKGSDNTFQFKTVLPSGAEDKSSVLYVSSSSIGITGEGSVFGIENGSSNKLNLTTTLDKSGLKGAETAGLVDGNEYEITINGESIKIKYEKDKTSLKDIIDAINSNKNADVNISYQTNSDSFSIVSTQNGASGSVKIGARDGDGNITQLNELEQLLFGKRKADGTIDSSNKELNGKEVKGQDAIILVDFDGEGGADATEISRSTNSFNLNGMKIVANGTFGYQDNGSGVMEYVGGTEGIKFSAGVDTEKVIKAIKSMIDEYNTLVEDSNAAIKEKRDRTYTPLTDEQRKDMSESEITAWEKKAKAGLLLGDSDISSLANDLRFVFMKTGTESNQLSDIGITVSSNWADNGKITLDETKLKNALQDDPERVKDLFTEDLKDNNLMTGGVMSRMKAITDKYAATVGATKGKLIEKAGNVKSPSSMLKNALLTEMNDIDKTIKKYETKLKTERTRYQNQFTRLEVVMQKMNTQSGWLSQYSGQ from the coding sequence ATGGCAACAATATCAAGCCTCACTTCTACGTCATCTTCCAGTAATGCCTATGGAAGCCAATCCAAGGGGATTGGTGGTCTTGTCAGCGGTTTGAATACCGATGAATTGATTGATGGGATGACGGCGAGCACAAGAAGTAAAATAGCAAAGCAAAAGCAAAATAAAACATTATTGTCATGGAAGACAGATGCATATCGTGCAATCAGCGACAAACTGGTGAGCTTCGCCAATAGTTACACTTCGTACTCATCTGGCACAAACCTTTATAGTGCGAATTTTTACTCAAGAAGTGTAATCACCCCATCGGGTAGTAACAGCAAGTATGTTACAGCCAGTGGAAGTGTTACCGGCGGTCAGCAATTTACTGTAAATGGGATTAAGCAATTGGCACAGGATGCCAACTTTACTACAACAGAAACTTTATCAGATAACTACATACAAACCGAAGCAGTTAATTTTGGAAATGAAGATATCTCGACTATATTGGGGAAAGCTTTTATTGTCCAATATGGAGATAAACAATACACTGCTTTTATGCCTCCAAAAGAAGGGGGCGGCCCTTATACCAATGCGGAAGAAGTAGCCAAAGGGATGAACAAAGCCTTAGAAAATGTAGACATTGGTGGTAATAAAACTTTAGCCAGCGTCATGAATGTGTCTGCTGATGGTGAAACATTAAATTTCAAAAATACCAGTGAAGCCGGCAATGCTTTAAAAATTGTAAATGGCGATGCCGAACTTTTCAAATCTTTGGGAATTATTTCTGGTTCTTCCACCATTATGGATAAAAGTATTACCTCAGCAGGATTAAATGCTCTTGCAGAGATAAACCCGGATGACCTTAAAAAGGAAACAACTTTTGCAGAAAGAATGAAGGGGAAATCCCTTTCCTTTGAATACAATGGCACAAGGAAGGTTATTACCTTTAATGACGAAACAAAATTAAATGAAACAGATTTCAAAAATTATTTGCAAGATGAATTGGATACTGCATTTGGTAAAGGCAGAATTCAATTGACAAAAGGCAGTGATAATACTTTTCAATTTAAAACAGTGCTTCCATCTGGGGCTGAGGATAAATCATCTGTATTATACGTTTCCAGCTCATCCATTGGTATTACGGGAGAGGGCAGCGTTTTTGGCATTGAGAATGGCTCATCAAACAAATTGAATTTGACAACAACCCTAGATAAATCCGGACTAAAAGGTGCTGAAACTGCAGGTCTTGTTGATGGCAACGAATATGAGATTACAATTAATGGGGAAAGCATTAAAATAAAATATGAAAAGGATAAAACTTCCCTGAAGGATATTATTGATGCAATCAATTCTAATAAAAATGCGGATGTCAACATTTCCTATCAAACAAACAGTGACTCGTTCTCCATTGTTTCTACACAAAATGGTGCCTCGGGTTCTGTAAAAATTGGCGCTAGAGATGGTGATGGGAATATAACGCAGTTAAATGAGCTGGAACAACTGCTTTTTGGAAAACGTAAAGCAGACGGGACAATTGATTCCAGCAATAAAGAGTTGAATGGAAAAGAGGTTAAAGGACAGGATGCAATTATCCTAGTAGACTTTGACGGAGAAGGCGGAGCAGATGCGACGGAAATTTCTCGTTCAACAAATTCTTTTAATCTAAATGGAATGAAAATTGTAGCCAATGGTACCTTTGGATATCAGGATAATGGGTCTGGTGTGATGGAATATGTTGGTGGAACAGAAGGAATTAAATTTAGTGCCGGAGTTGATACAGAGAAAGTAATCAAAGCCATCAAGAGTATGATTGATGAATATAACACCTTGGTTGAAGACAGTAATGCGGCTATCAAGGAAAAACGTGACAGAACTTATACACCCCTCACAGATGAACAAAGAAAGGACATGTCGGAGTCTGAAATCACTGCATGGGAGAAGAAGGCGAAAGCAGGGCTGTTGCTTGGAGATTCAGATATATCTAGCTTAGCCAACGATTTAAGATTTGTCTTTATGAAGACAGGCACCGAAAGTAATCAGTTATCGGATATTGGTATTACCGTTTCGTCCAATTGGGCGGATAATGGAAAGATAACACTGGATGAGACTAAGCTCAAAAATGCATTGCAGGATGATCCGGAGAGAGTTAAGGATCTTTTTACAGAAGATTTGAAAGATAATAACCTTATGACAGGCGGGGTTATGTCGAGAATGAAGGCGATCACAGATAAGTATGCTGCAACTGTGGGCGCAACAAAAGGTAAATTAATAGAAAAAGCCGGTAATGTAAAGTCCCCTAGTTCAATGCTTAAAAATGCTTTACTTACGGAGATGAACGATATTGATAAAACAATTAAGAAATATGAAACAAAATTAAAAACAGAGCGGACAAGATATCAGAATCAGTTTACACGATTAGAAGTGGTTATGCAGAAGATGAACACGCAAAGTGGTTGGTTGAGTCAGTATAGTGGCCAGTAA
- a CDS encoding ParA family protein: MSVIITLTNQKGGVGKTTTTATLITGLSLQEYKVLGIDLDPQGNLGFSLGLDIENTATIYDVFRGEAKIEDVIQETEYGDIIPSNILLSSAELEFNRSGREYLLKEALESVMDKYDFIIIDTPPALNILTVNAYVCSDHLIVPMVPEILSLLGVSQLKETAQTVKKFYNSKLNVLGLLLTKYNSRTNLALEVADMANEIASQLNTSVFSAKIRASVAVAEAPAHGSCVLMYAPRSKPTLDYIDFIEEVLIRCKRARK, from the coding sequence GTGTCAGTAATCATTACATTAACAAACCAAAAAGGCGGCGTAGGGAAAACAACAACCACCGCAACGCTTATTACCGGCTTATCCCTTCAAGAATATAAAGTTCTTGGAATAGATTTAGATCCACAGGGAAACTTAGGCTTCTCCTTAGGTCTTGATATAGAAAATACAGCAACGATTTATGATGTTTTTCGCGGCGAAGCAAAAATTGAAGATGTGATTCAAGAAACAGAATACGGTGATATCATTCCTTCAAATATTTTGTTAAGCAGTGCAGAGCTTGAATTCAACCGCTCCGGCAGAGAGTACCTTCTGAAAGAGGCACTTGAATCTGTCATGGATAAATATGACTTTATCATAATTGATACACCACCGGCATTAAATATATTAACAGTGAATGCCTATGTTTGCTCTGACCATCTGATTGTGCCTATGGTTCCCGAAATTCTGAGCCTTTTGGGCGTCAGCCAATTAAAAGAGACTGCACAGACAGTAAAAAAATTCTATAACTCAAAATTAAATGTTCTGGGCTTGCTGTTGACAAAATATAATAGTCGTACAAATCTGGCCCTTGAAGTTGCCGATATGGCAAACGAGATCGCCAGCCAGCTGAATACCTCTGTTTTTTCTGCAAAAATCAGAGCCAGCGTGGCAGTTGCCGAAGCCCCTGCCCACGGTTCCTGTGTTCTGATGTATGCCCCCAGATCCAAGCCAACCCTTGATTACATAGACTTCATTGAAGAAGTTCTGATTCGTTGTAAAAGAGCAAGAAAATAA
- a CDS encoding late competence development ComFB family protein, with the protein MARKTNKTAHVLNLISKAKDEHQALDEQMEIDDTGSDVSNDLMFMGFEPSNDKSISEKINENLEALVEEEGNPSSPATRELPEKNQLVEKESTVEEIYKMPTIEPDTEATAEVSVPEPKIQHMEGEEVPTSTAVIHQEPPAEAPKEHVFHYINVYEKLVLERLEEFQTMFDVCTCPRCAADVIAIALTNLPAKYIVVDNPKIIPLLSFYREKFKTPVATQLSSACVTVKEKPLH; encoded by the coding sequence ATGGCGCGTAAAACCAATAAGACCGCCCACGTCCTGAACCTGATCTCTAAGGCAAAGGATGAGCATCAAGCTCTGGATGAACAAATGGAAATTGATGATACAGGCTCTGATGTGTCAAATGATTTAATGTTTATGGGATTTGAGCCTTCCAATGATAAATCAATTTCCGAAAAAATCAATGAAAACTTAGAGGCACTTGTAGAAGAGGAAGGTAACCCCTCCTCCCCCGCTACTCGAGAACTTCCCGAAAAAAATCAGCTCGTGGAGAAAGAAAGTACCGTGGAGGAAATCTATAAAATGCCTACTATAGAACCAGACACAGAAGCCACAGCAGAGGTTTCTGTCCCAGAACCCAAGATACAACACATGGAAGGTGAAGAAGTGCCTACGTCCACTGCAGTTATTCATCAGGAGCCACCCGCGGAAGCACCCAAAGAACATGTTTTTCATTATATAAATGTTTATGAAAAATTGGTATTGGAGCGTCTGGAAGAATTTCAAACTATGTTTGATGTTTGTACCTGCCCAAGATGTGCTGCCGATGTGATTGCAATTGCACTTACAAACCTTCCTGCAAAATATATCGTCGTAGATAATCCTAAAATCATTCCTTTACTTAGTTTTTATCGTGAAAAATTTAAAACCCCTGTTGCCACCCAACTGTCAAGCGCTTGTGTAACCGTAAAGGAAAAACCTCTGCATTAA
- a CDS encoding chemotaxis protein, which produces MAVKNKSEILLETGTNEIEIMEFKINDKLYGINVAKVREIMVAEAVTAMPLAHPVVEGVFKPRGSVITVVNLAKYLYGNEATNGERDLFIVTNFNRMHIAFRVNSVEGIVRISWTDIQKPDKTVSGGEEGVATGITEINGDLVVILDFEKIVSEIAPRTGIQTEDIAKLGERKVSNEPIVLAEDSILLSKMILECLHKAGYKNITKFDNGQEAWDYLRSIQDEDTLAEKVSIVITDIEMPAMDGHRLTKLIKSDKLLKELPVIIFSSLINEELYIKGKQIGADEQISKPEIGSLVEVIDHLLEKKRR; this is translated from the coding sequence ATGGCCGTAAAAAATAAGAGCGAAATTTTACTTGAAACAGGAACAAATGAAATAGAAATTATGGAGTTTAAAATCAATGATAAGCTCTATGGAATTAATGTTGCCAAAGTGAGAGAGATTATGGTGGCAGAGGCTGTTACGGCGATGCCCTTAGCTCATCCTGTTGTGGAAGGCGTTTTTAAGCCAAGAGGTTCCGTTATTACTGTAGTAAATCTGGCTAAATATTTGTATGGAAATGAAGCAACTAACGGTGAGCGAGATTTATTTATTGTCACTAATTTTAATAGAATGCACATTGCTTTCCGCGTAAACAGCGTGGAAGGCATTGTCCGAATTTCTTGGACAGATATCCAAAAACCCGATAAAACCGTAAGTGGCGGCGAAGAGGGGGTAGCTACAGGTATTACAGAAATTAATGGAGATCTGGTAGTAATTTTGGATTTTGAAAAAATAGTTTCTGAAATTGCCCCTCGTACAGGCATTCAGACGGAGGATATTGCTAAGCTGGGAGAGAGAAAAGTTAGTAATGAGCCTATTGTTTTGGCGGAAGATTCAATCTTGTTGTCTAAGATGATACTGGAATGCTTGCACAAAGCGGGATATAAAAACATTACAAAGTTTGATAATGGACAAGAGGCATGGGACTACTTACGTAGCATTCAAGATGAGGATACTCTTGCTGAAAAGGTATCCATAGTGATTACCGATATTGAAATGCCCGCCATGGATGGTCATAGATTAACAAAACTAATTAAAAGTGATAAACTTTTGAAGGAACTTCCTGTTATTATTTTCTCTTCATTGATTAATGAAGAGCTATACATCAAAGGAAAGCAGATTGGCGCAGATGAACAGATTAGTAAGCCTGAAATTGGGAGCTTGGTTGAAGTTATCGATCATTTGCTTGAAAAGAAAAGAAGATAA
- a CDS encoding chemotaxis protein CheD, whose translation MNKEIAVGIADMKFTRMEGRLITYALGSCVGVCLYDPIAKVGAMVHIMLPQRLENSADANVYKFADTGIRATIKKMEVFGALKRRLIAKIAGGAKMFDIPGGGSLGNIGQRNIESVRNTLREEGIPIISEEVGGNFARTLVFDCSNGQGNIRSFGRKEIIF comes from the coding sequence ATGAATAAAGAGATTGCAGTGGGAATTGCAGATATGAAGTTTACCAGGATGGAAGGACGCTTGATCACATATGCCCTTGGCTCATGCGTTGGAGTTTGTTTATATGACCCCATTGCAAAGGTTGGAGCCATGGTACATATTATGCTTCCTCAAAGATTAGAAAACAGTGCAGATGCGAATGTATATAAGTTTGCCGACACGGGGATACGAGCAACAATCAAAAAAATGGAGGTCTTTGGAGCCTTAAAAAGAAGACTTATAGCAAAAATTGCCGGTGGTGCCAAAATGTTTGATATCCCCGGTGGTGGTTCCTTAGGGAATATTGGTCAGCGTAATATTGAAAGTGTTCGTAATACCTTACGGGAAGAAGGCATTCCTATTATCAGTGAGGAAGTGGGCGGAAATTTTGCAAGGACTTTGGTTTTTGATTGCAGCAATGGCCAAGGAAATATAAGATCATTTGGAAGAAAAGAAATAATTTTTTAA
- a CDS encoding chemotaxis protein CheC, with protein sequence MKISKYEEMNGFAIDMLREIGSIGTGNAATALSNTLSAKISMSLPEVKIMGYNQVIDFLGGPEKIVSAVLVHMTGEFSGIMLYLLDFDFVNIVFERLSLGKIEHFEDIDEIRASAIAEVSNIIISSYANAVSQLSSISINLSVPAMAINMLGGIMSVPMIEYGYVTDTIMVVDGKFIYNGGEMTSNLIMLPDIKSLNFLLNKLGVFNE encoded by the coding sequence ATGAAAATAAGTAAATATGAAGAAATGAACGGATTTGCCATAGATATGCTTCGTGAAATCGGCAGTATCGGCACCGGCAATGCCGCAACAGCCCTTTCTAACACATTGTCAGCTAAAATTTCAATGTCTTTACCTGAAGTGAAGATTATGGGTTATAATCAAGTCATTGATTTTTTAGGCGGGCCTGAAAAAATAGTTTCAGCGGTCTTGGTGCACATGACCGGTGAATTCAGCGGTATTATGCTTTATTTATTGGATTTTGATTTTGTAAACATTGTTTTTGAAAGACTTTCCCTTGGTAAAATTGAGCATTTTGAAGATATTGACGAAATCAGGGCATCTGCAATTGCCGAGGTCAGCAATATCATCATTTCATCCTATGCGAATGCAGTATCCCAGTTAAGCAGTATTTCAATCAATCTTTCTGTGCCTGCCATGGCAATTAATATGTTGGGTGGAATTATGTCTGTTCCTATGATAGAATACGGATATGTGACCGATACAATTATGGTTGTTGATGGTAAATTTATTTATAATGGCGGAGAAATGACCAGTAATTTGATTATGCTGCCGGATATCAAATCGTTGAATTTTTTATTGAATAAGCTGGGTGTTTTTAATGAATAA